In [Phormidium] sp. ETS-05, the genomic window ACTCCATCATCATCGCTACCGCCGACAAACACCAAGTCCCCGCCGGTGGCGCTCTCGCGGTCGATCGAGCCGTTTTCAGCAGCGAACTCACCACCACCCTCGCCGCTCACCCCCTCATAGAACTGCGTCGGGGCGAAATTACCCAAATTCCCGAAGGCATCGCCGTCATCACCACCGGTCCGCTCACCACCGAGTCCCTCGCCGCTGACTTACAGCGGTTTACCGGGATGGAATATATGAGCTTTTTCGATGCTGCCAGTCCCATTGTTATGGGCGAATCGATTAATATGGATATCGCCTTTCGCGCCTCTCGCTACGACAAAGGCGACGCCGACTATATCAACTGCCCCATGAATAAGGAGCAGTATCTGCATTTCTGGACTACCCTCTGCCAAGCCGAACAGGCGGAATTAAAGGAATTTGAGCGGGAAACTGCAAAATTTTTTGAAGCCTGTTTGCCGATCGAAGAAATGGCGAAACGGGGAGAAGACACCATGCGCTATGGACCATTAAAGCCAGTAGGGTTAACCGATGGGCGCACTGGGGAACGTTCCTATGCGGTGGTGCAACTGCGCCAAGAAGACAAAGCGGGACAACTGTGGAATATGGTAGGTTTCCAAACTAACCTGCGTTGGGGAGAACAAACACGGGTGTTTCGGCTGATTCCCGGTTTGGAAAATGCCGAATTTGTCAGAATGGGGGTGATGCACCGCAATACTTTTATCAATTCTCCGGAATTGCTCCATCCCACCCTTCAGTTTCGCCAGCGTCCCACCCTCCTAGCAGCCGGTCAGATTAGCGGGACCGAAGGCTACACCGCCGCCGCCGCCGGGGGATGGTTGGCGGGGACCAATGCAGCGAGGTTGGCCCTAGGGTTGACACCAGTGCAGTTGCCCCCCACAACCATGATGGGAGCTTTGTTTGAGTTTATCAGTTCCGCTTCGCCGAAGCATTTTCAGCCCATGCCGCCCAATTTTGGGATTATGCCGGAATTAGGGGTGAAAATTCGGGCTAAGCAGGAGCGTTATGCAGCCTACCGCGATCGCTCCCTCGCCGACCTCCAACAATGGCGTAATTCTGTCCCTGGTCAATTGTCAATTGTCAATTGACAATTATCAAAGGACTCTTGGACTCTTGGACAAAGGACTCTTGGACTCTTGGACAAAGGACTCTTGGACAAAGGACTCTTGGACTCTTGGACAAAGGACTCTTGGACAAAGGACTCTTGGACTCTTGGACCAAAATTAAGTATTTTTACTTATAGACAATCAGCTCTATCCATGTTATATTAGAAATTCGTGAGGGCATGTAGCTCAGTGGATAGAGCATCAGATTCCGGTTCTGAGGGTCGGGGGTTCAAATCCCTCCATGCTCGTTTCTTACGACTAGCGTCATAGCGTATCTTCGCCCCGTGGCAGTGACTGTGTATCTACCAACTTACTCATTTCTTACTCAACACGATAACACGTAACGGGTAAGGTGAGCCGTTGTAGTAGGGTGCGCAGTGCCTGACGGAGAATTCTTTTTATAAACAGTGTTCTGTAGTTGGCACTGCCCACCCTACAGAACCTGATTTTCTTTAAGGTTTAATTATGTGGATTTACTTAACAGGATGGGAAGCGAAGCGGGAAACTAGCCAAGCCAAACAATCCTGAGCAGAGCCAGGACCGACGCCGTAGCAGGAACGTTTGCGCCAACCGATAATGGGGAGATGACCCACAGTGGCTTCCAGGGAAAAGTTGATATCGTCGTAATAAAGCCAGTTGTTATTGATGCGCCAACCGACCCGATCGCAAAACGCCGTATAGTCTCCCCCAGAAATATCCCAAATCCCCTGCTGCACGCGGAAACCAAACCTACCGCCGCTGTAATTTTCCCATAGCCAGTCGATCGTCCCCAAATCCGTACCAGGAAAATTATAGATATCCTCCCAACTCAGCCAACCTTGCTCCTCCCGCTGCGCCAACCGCAGAAAAATCTCCCAAGTCTTTTCATCCGCTTGACGCCATTTCCCCTTCGCCAGTAGCGCTTCCAAACCACTGTAGTCCATGAGTACTTCCGAAGCCAAATGGGAACTGTGAGTTTGCTGGTAATAATTAGCATAGAGCCATTGCTGCAACTCCCAAATACTTTGCTGCATTTGCTCTGGAGAATTCTGCTCTAGGCGGGAAATCAGCCACTCCACCTGAGATTGGATGTAATAACGATAGTCTTTTTCCGTGGTTAATTCTCCTCGGAGCGCCTCCCGATCGTCCCTCGCTGCTTTAACTTGCGCCTCCAACTGCTCCAAACGTTCTTCCAGAGGAGACTTTGGGGATATGGGGGGAGATAATTTCTCCGCCAATGCCTGATAATTTTGCCAAATTTCCCTAGCCCACTCCAGATGAGCACCTTGCAGCCGCAGCAAAACCTGACGGAATTTGCCCGTGCGCGGTAAATCCACCGGTTGCAAATCCCAATTGCAAACCGAGCAACGCTTCGTCTTACCCGCCACATATTCAGTATTGCACACCGGACATTGAGCCATATCCGCTCTTCCCTTATTTAGTTCATAGTTGGGCTTCAGCCCTCTTAGAGGTTCGTAGTTGGGCTTCAGCCCTCTTTGTGTGGTTCGTACCCTATGCGCTCGGCGCAGGCTGCGCCAACGACAGGCTCAGGGCAGGGTTGGGCTTCAGCCCTCTTAGAGGTTCGTAGTTGGGCTTCAGCCCTCTTTGTGTGGTTCGTACCCTATGCGCTCGGCGCAGGCTGCGCCAACGACAGGCTCAGGGCAGGGTTGGGCTTCAGCCCTCTGAAAAAGTTCGTAGTTGGGCTTCAGCCCTCTGAAAAAGTTCGTAATTGGGCTAAAGCCCAACTACAAACCTTGTTCATACTGATTCTAAACTCCCGCGATCGCCAATTCTTTTTCATTCATAGGAATGAGTGCTTTTGCCAAGTCAGCCGCTAATATCTCACAAGAATTAGGACTTTCTATCAATTTCACCTTATGCAGTTCTGCACCCAGGTTGATGATAGGTTCCTTGAGGATACTGGCGATATACACCGCGATATTTTCTGCTGTAGGGACTACTTCCGCAAAATAGGGGATATCTTTGTTTAGAAAAGTGTGGTCTAGAGGTTCCACCACCATATCTTCCAGCACTTTTTCCAATGCTACCAAATCCACCAACATCCCGGTGCGGGGGTCTATCTCACCTTTCACCGTCACTTCCATATGATAGTTATGACCGTGACCGTTCGGACGGGCGCACTTACCATAAATATCGCAGTTTTCCTCATAAGTGAGAGAATCTAAGGCCAATCGGTGCGCCGCACTAAAATGAGTACCTACAGTCAAATATGCTTCCATCCCTTTTCCTTCGTAATCAGCCCAGAGTTGGGGGTTTTCAAATAACTGAATGTTTACTAGCGGTAAGTGAGGCGCTAAGCGCTGCCAAATTACCCGTGCCAGATTTTCCGTGGTGGGTAGGGTTTGGCTGAACTCCGGCCATACCTCATTTAAATGAGAAAAATCTAGGGGTTGGGTAACTTCTCGTTTAATTACCTGCTTGACATCGGAGAGGTTTAGTACCATGCCGTAGCGATCGAGTTCCCCGAGCATGGACACATATAAAACATAGTTATGGCCATGTCCCATTGGCTGAGTGCATGGGCCAAACCGCTGTTGGTTTTCCGCTGCACTCAGTTCTGGGAGCCAATACCTGTGGCTGGCCGAGAACAGCGCTCGCCGCTTTATGATACATTTCATCAGGAGTTGTAAAGTTATGTAAACTTACGCTAATTTCAGCATAAACCAATTCCTGACTGAAAACTCAACTCCGAGGGCAAAAAAATAGCAGTTATTGCCGAAACGAATCACAAAGAGGGGAATTTACTGTCTAGCGCAATACATCTCTCATGGCAACTTGAGCCTCTTGGCGCAAACCGGCGGCAATTCTAAACAGCTCTTGGCCAGTGTGCAAGTAGTATTCATCATAGTTGAGAGTGAAAAATTCCAGTTCGTCGATGCCATCGGTGAGGCGATCGAGACAATAATACAAATGAGCCGCCACCCCAGCCACATTAGAAGGGTTAGGCATCGAGCGAAAAGACTGCTGAGCCCGTCCCAGAGAAGAACGGCAAGTATGGAGATAACTTTGAAACGCCCCGAGCAAATCGTCATCAAAAGGGTCCGCCGATAGCTGGTCCACCTCGTGATCCAAAGAATTGAGAATCGTTAACAGCATCCGGTTGACCGGTTGATAGACCTGAGTCAGCCATTGGTGCAAATGTTCGTCAGCATGGAGAGCCGTTTCTCGGTGCTGGCGATGCTGGCTGCTTTGGGCCCCCGCCGCCCTCCTATTCGCACTATAGCCGTTGTTGGCACCGTCCGATCGGCCAGACCGCCCCTGCTGCAAGTCATAATTCTGCCGCCGCTGTCGGTCCTTTAGCACCTCATAAGCCGCATTAATGCGGATGATTTCGCGATCGTCCTCCAACTCGTGATTACTGTCAGGGTGAAACAACTTCACCAACCGGCGATAGGCTTGCTTGATTTCCTCTGGCGTCGCCGAGGGAGAAACCTTCAGCGTTTCATAGTGATTATGGTATTCCGTCATAATCTGAACTTAACTTTGACTTACCCTTTAGATTTTAAGAAGCAACTCCAGAAGCCACCCAAAAGCGGCAACACTTACCCCCCATCTGCCCGATCCTGAACCACGCCACTCCCCAATTGACCTAATTTTCACCAACTTAGGAACAATTTTCCCACGCTATCCCGTCCCCAAGCCCGTTGCCCACCCTCAGATTCTCCGTAGGGCCTTAGCCCTCCATAGGTTTGTACCCTTCGACCGCGCTCAGGGCAAGGTTGGGCTTTAGCCCTCTATGGTTAACAGGCGCTGAGGCCGGGTGCGTGTTAGTATCAAAATCGGAAATTTTATTTAAATTTTTGGCGGGGTCCAACTTTTCCTCCCGGAAACAATGGGTGCTACCCTCCAACACCAAAGGCTGAATCTGCAGGAAATTCCAAATTCTGCAACTTCTTCCTTACACCCAGAGGTAGGCGTAAAGTTTAGATATCTACACTTCACCCCCTCTCCAAGGCTACATGAGTCAGCCTAACCACAGCAATTGTTATCCCCGGCATTGGGAGTTTTAGGAGTGAACGTGAATTCTCATTTATTGCGTCTCGGTTTTTTGAGCAGCTTAGTTTCCTTGGTACTGCTTGACCCAAGTCCCAGTTTAGCCAACGCCGACTTACTGACGGGGGTTCAACCCGCTTCTGGTTCTACCGCATTACCCATCGGCGACACCACCCTAACACCGATCGGCGACATCACCCCAACCCTCGCCCTCCAACAGCAAGGCGCCATCTACACCCGCGAGCAGCTCTCGCAACTGCTGCTGGTACTGCGAGAAATAGACAATCTCCGCCTCCGTCGCGAACAAACTGAGGAAATCCAAGCTCTGATTAAAGACCTAGAGCAACTCCAATCCCGAGGTAGCGCTGAGGTCCAGCTATCTCAAGAGCAAACAGAACAAATCGCCAAACTCCTACAGTCCCTCACTCCAGAAGAAATACAGCGCATCGATCGAGCCTTGCAGCAGCCCCAAGTACAAGTAGCCATCCTCAGCCAGCAAGAACTGCAAGACCTGCTTTCCCTCTTCCGGCAAATTAACGAGCAACAGCTCAGACCCCGCCAAACCCAGGAAATCCAATCTTTAATCCAATATCTGGAACAACTACAAGCCGAAAAACCCGAAGGCGAAGTCATTCTCTCTACTGATAGAGCCGAACAAGTCCAACGAATCCTCGACTCCCTCACCGCCGCAGAAAGAGAGAGTCTGGGTGAATCCAGGGAATCCCTACTGGGAATCCCCAGACGTCTTAACACCCAACAACTAGAACAACTCCTCCTGGTGATGCGAGAAATCCAAAAACTCAACCTCAACCAGGAGCAAAATCAGCAAGTAACATCCCTAATTACAGACCTAGAGCAACTCCAATCCCGAGGAGACGCTGAGGTAGAACTGACTACAGCCCAAATTGAGCAAATCGATAACCTCGTCCAGTCCCTCACCCCCGCTCAATTTGACCAGTTAAGTCGCGCTCTCCCCGAAACCGAAGCTCGGGTTTTTACCGCCGAAGAGTTCGATCGGCTCGTTCGCATCTTGCGCGCCGCTGAAGAACTAGAACTCGAACCCGAGCAGGCGCAAGAAGTGCAAAAGTGGCGCACCTTCCTAGAATCTCGCCAAGCAGAAGAGCAGGAACTGTACCTCCTCACCGGCGACCAAGTAGCAGCCCTAGAAAACATCCTCAACTCCTTTAACCAAGCCCAGCTACGCAAAATCGGCAGAGCGATCGGCGGCGTCGGCGTCAACCCCTCCGTCTCCATTCTCACCCCCGTCGGTTTTGGCGGTTATTACGGCAACGCTTCCGCCGGTATCGTCTTCGTCCACCGCACCCGCTTTACCCGCAACGCCGATGCCTCCTTCTCCGCCTCCGTCGGTTTAGGCGACCCAGAAACATATCTCGGACTCGATGCGTCAGTTGCCGTGACTGGGTTAAGCAACGATGTTGGCGAACAAGACAACTTCGGGGGTGGTTCCATCAGCTTCCAAGTCAGTCGCACCCTCCCCAATAACTTTGGCATTGGTGCAGGGATGCAAAATATCATCCGGTGGCGTTCCGGCGCCAGCGACAACGGAGCCAGCACCTATGTGGTACTCAGTAAAATCCAGCCCCTTAAGCAGGATTTAAGTCAACCCCTAAGCCTTGCCTATTTTTCCGTAGGTTTGGGTAATGGCATCTACCGTTCCGAAGATGATTTCAGCCCGGATGAAGACTTAGGAGGAACGCCATTTAATTTTTTTGGTAGCTTCGCCGTCAACTTACGGGAGAATATCAACGGCATTGTGGAATGGACGGGCCAAGACTTATCCTTGGGTATGTCGATCGTCCCGATTAAAGATGTGCCATTAGTCTTCACCCCTTCTTTTATTGATGTCACCGGTAGCGCTGGTGATGGGGTGCGATTCAACGCCAGTCTTGTTTACAGCATTGCTTTTTAAAGCAGGAACTGACCATCTATTCCTAACACACCAAACCTCATTTTCTGCCAGTCCAAATTAAACGATTTGGTGGGCAATATACCACCAAAACCGAGATTAACCGTAGGGTGGGCAATGCCCACCAAACAAATAAAGATTAACCGTAGGGTTGGCAATGCCCACCAAAAAGCTATAACTTTGAAGTTGAGCCAATGACGGGCAATTATCCCCTACAAACCGGCTTGGGTGAGTTCATAAGTTATAGTCATTTCAAATAACGATGAGACAAGCCAGAGAGTTACCCTCTATCCCCCAACCTTTCTCTCTACCAGGGAGAAATGGGAGCAAGAGTGGTCTGCTATCCCTTTCTTCTCCCCTCTCCCTACCTTCCCCCCTCTCCCTACCTTCCCCCCTCTCCCTACCTTCCCCCCTCTCCCCCCCTGGGCTACCGTTTATACACAAATCCCTGTGATGCCGATTTTCCATCCCCCCTCTCCCTACCTGGGAGAGGGGACGGGGGTGAGGGCTTTAGGGGCTTCAGCTTGGTAAGAAAGCCAAGATATGTATAAACCGTAGCCCCCTGGGAGAGGGGACGGGGGTGAGGGCTGTCTTCGGGGGTGAGGGCTTTAGGGGACGGGGGTGAGGGCTTTAGGGGTTGGGGGTGAGGGCTTTAGCGGGGTTTAACCAAAAAAACATTCTCATTCTTAATTGAAATGACTAGATTTATTTTTTAACCAGCCGAAAAATCCTTTTTTTGCTGCTTATATATAAAAATCCCGCCCCATCCAAAGGCGTCGGGAGATAGGGTGCTATATCAGTGTTTGCGAAGCGAAAAACCCAATCAATCAGCTCAGGTTTTGTCCGGTAACTACCTGTATAAGGTAACAGCCGACAAAACGTGAACCAGGAAGCGGCCTAACCCGCCCCGTTTCCTCCCCTAAACAAAAACAGGGGTTATCAGCGGGATTGTGAATAATGAACGGACAACAGAAATTCTCAGACCTGAAAGCACCTATCAGCCGCGTCTTGCTAGTGGGCATGGCTGCCAGTGCCGTTTCTGTGGTAACGGTGACACAACCTAGTGGGGCGCAGGTACAATCTCCCGTCTCGCCCACAGTCACTAACCCCACAGTACCCACTACCCCCGACCTGGGCGGCACCCCCTTAACTGGCGGCACCCCTGTGACCACGACACCACCGGCGACCACGACACCACCGGCGACCACAACGCCACCGGCGACCACAACGCCACCGGCGACCACAACGCCACCGGCGACCACAACGCCACCGGCGACCACGACACCACCGGCGACCACGACACCACCGGCGACCACAACGCCACCGGCGACCACAACGCCACCGGCGACCACGACACCACCGGCGACCACAACGCCACCGGCGACCACAACGCCACCGGCGACCACGACACCACCGGCGACCACGACACCACCGGCGACCACGACACCACCGGCGACCACAACGCCACCGGCGACCACAACGCCAGTGACATTTGGCCCACTTGATCCGGCCTACGTGGCGGCTCTGGCTCGCGCCTTGGGAGTGAATCCAGCAGTATTATTCCAAACCCCGGTGGTGCAAGCAGCCGCCAATCGTTTCGGTCCTGATGCCAATTCCACCCTGGCAGCCTTTGAAGCCAAACTGCGGGAAATTGGACAGTTCAATATCGGCTCTTACAATAATGAAGGCTTTGCCGATATCTTCTTAAATGCGCGGAATCCCTCAGAACTCCTAGCCATTTTCCGCAGCATCAATGCCGAGCGATTTGCTTTAGTCGGTCGATTAGGGCGTTTTGGCTCTCTCCCCCTGCGCCGAGCCCGTGAATTCTCCCGGATTCGCTACACCCTAATTAGTTTGACTCAGGTGGTGGTGTACCAAGGTGCTAACGTTCGTTTCCTCTCTTTCCCCCCACCAAGGGAAGGTGGAGATGACTAATTACGCTACCATATCTAGCCCCCATAGGATGCAGCTCTTGATACCTCTGTCGGGTTGAGATGACACAATTTAACTGATATTCAGCGCGAGAGTGATTTCTTGATTTTCACCTCTCGCGCTTTTCTGTTTTTCTCATCAGCCGTGACATCCCCACCATCCAATTCTGAGAAATTTTTCTCCGCATCTTACCGCCAGCCAGTGCATTTCTTTTTTCGCCGTGATAGAATGTTAACGTCAACACGGTGAAATGCTATTTAATATTTATTTCATCAATGTGAACCGTGGGGGGCATAATGCCTAGCCCAGCGAAATTCTGGAGTTAATCATTATAATGTTGCCCAGGTACGGGAAAATTTCATCCCCGATACCTTCGTGGAAAAATCCCCGCCCCAACCCAAGGCGTTGGGACTTAGGGCGCTAAACCAGTGTTTGCGAAGCGAAAAGGGCCAGTTACTAGAGGTTTTGGCCGGTAACAGCCTGCATTGGATAAAAACCGGCTAAACTGTCCACAGGAAGCGGCCAT contains:
- the trmFO gene encoding FADH(2)-oxidizing methylenetetrahydrofolate--tRNA-(uracil(54)-C(5))-methyltransferase TrmFO; protein product: MTIHVVGGGLAGTEAAWQIAAAGVPVVLHEMRPVRMSPAHHSAELAELVCSNSFGAKASDRAAGLLHEELRQLNSIIIATADKHQVPAGGALAVDRAVFSSELTTTLAAHPLIELRRGEITQIPEGIAVITTGPLTTESLAADLQRFTGMEYMSFFDAASPIVMGESINMDIAFRASRYDKGDADYINCPMNKEQYLHFWTTLCQAEQAELKEFERETAKFFEACLPIEEMAKRGEDTMRYGPLKPVGLTDGRTGERSYAVVQLRQEDKAGQLWNMVGFQTNLRWGEQTRVFRLIPGLENAEFVRMGVMHRNTFINSPELLHPTLQFRQRPTLLAAGQISGTEGYTAAAAGGWLAGTNAARLALGLTPVQLPPTTMMGALFEFISSASPKHFQPMPPNFGIMPELGVKIRAKQERYAAYRDRSLADLQQWRNSVPGQLSIVN
- a CDS encoding GUN4 domain-containing protein — protein: MAQCPVCNTEYVAGKTKRCSVCNWDLQPVDLPRTGKFRQVLLRLQGAHLEWAREIWQNYQALAEKLSPPISPKSPLEERLEQLEAQVKAARDDREALRGELTTEKDYRYYIQSQVEWLISRLEQNSPEQMQQSIWELQQWLYANYYQQTHSSHLASEVLMDYSGLEALLAKGKWRQADEKTWEIFLRLAQREEQGWLSWEDIYNFPGTDLGTIDWLWENYSGGRFGFRVQQGIWDISGGDYTAFCDRVGWRINNNWLYYDDINFSLEATVGHLPIIGWRKRSCYGVGPGSAQDCLAWLVSRFASHPVK
- a CDS encoding 6-carboxytetrahydropterin synthase encodes the protein MKCIIKRRALFSASHRYWLPELSAAENQQRFGPCTQPMGHGHNYVLYVSMLGELDRYGMVLNLSDVKQVIKREVTQPLDFSHLNEVWPEFSQTLPTTENLARVIWQRLAPHLPLVNIQLFENPQLWADYEGKGMEAYLTVGTHFSAAHRLALDSLTYEENCDIYGKCARPNGHGHNYHMEVTVKGEIDPRTGMLVDLVALEKVLEDMVVEPLDHTFLNKDIPYFAEVVPTAENIAVYIASILKEPIINLGAELHKVKLIESPNSCEILAADLAKALIPMNEKELAIAGV
- a CDS encoding J domain-containing protein, which produces MTEYHNHYETLKVSPSATPEEIKQAYRRLVKLFHPDSNHELEDDREIIRINAAYEVLKDRQRRQNYDLQQGRSGRSDGANNGYSANRRAAGAQSSQHRQHRETALHADEHLHQWLTQVYQPVNRMLLTILNSLDHEVDQLSADPFDDDLLGAFQSYLHTCRSSLGRAQQSFRSMPNPSNVAGVAAHLYYCLDRLTDGIDELEFFTLNYDEYYLHTGQELFRIAAGLRQEAQVAMRDVLR